GAACAGAAACGCGCCACTTTAAACCTTCTTCAGCCCCTGCAATTTTTACAATAAATTCATTAACAGAGTTAATTATGCTAATAAACCTTTCCTGCATTGCTTCAGGAGTGAGTTGCAATTCTTTGATAAGCCTATCAACCTTATTTATAAAAAGCACTGGCTTAACTTTTTCTTTCAATGCTTGTCTTAAAACTGTTTCAGTCTGCGGCATAATCCCTTCAACTGCGCATGACAGAACAATTGCACCATCAACCGCTCTCATTGCCCTTGTCACGTCTCCGCCAAAATCAACATGACCGGGCGTATCGATTAAATTGATTAAATATTCTTTGCCGTCCATTTCATGAACCATAGATACAGATGCGGCATCAATTGTAATTCCTCTTTCCTTTTCATCTGCGTGGAAATCTAACTGGCAAGCTTTTCCGGCTAATTCTTCCGACATCATCCCTGCGCCAGCTAATAAGTTATCTGAAAATGTTGTTTTACCATGATCAATATGGGCGCAGATAGCAATATTCCTAATATATTCTGATTTTGTCATCAACCTTGTCACTTTTTCTACCATTTTTTCTGCCATTTTTTGTTCAGTCCTCCTGAATATAAAATCTGCACCCGCTAAGGTACTTATATTTTGTTATAATCCTAAAATAGGTGTACATCATGTACAGTCTTATAATCGTAAAGTTCTTGATTTGTGAACCATAACGATACTTCTCTTTGCGCATCTGCTTCATCAGCGGATGCATGAATAAGATTTTTTACACCAATATCGTTCTTATCGGCAATTGCATAACTTTGATGTGAATAATCTCCTCTTATTGTGCCTGGCAATGCTTGTCTTGGTTCAGTTGAACCTATCATTTTCCTGACACTTTCAATTGCATTAGCTCCCTCTAAAACCATTGCTACGATTGGTCCGAAGATCATTGCTTTTAAATTATTATTAAATATTTTTTCGCCATGTCTATCTTTAACATCTGCGTAATGCTGCGCAAATTGATTTTCATTAGGTTTAACCAGTTTCATCCCGACTATTTTAAAACCTGCTTTTTCAAATCGTGTGATAATCTCTCCGCAAAATTGCCTCTGCACACAATCCGGTTTTAATAAAATTAATGTTCTTTGAATCATTTTGTTTTTTTAGCATTTTGTATTAAATGTTAATGCAACATCAACGTTGATGCAGTACACGTCCATCCAATAAATACAGCTAAAGGCCGTACTTGAATTATAAATAGCAATTTTCACTGAAAAATGCTAATTTTAATATTTTGTTTTTGATTAAATTAATAAAAATAAAAAAATTTATTTCTTGAGGGTACGTTTAATCAGATGATTTGACCATTTTGTTGCATTCGGTTTTCGACCTAATTTAATTAGGTTTTTCTCGCATTTTTTAGAACAAAAATAGAAAATTTTCGCATCTTTCTTAACATACATCTTACCAGTGCCCGGTGTAATTTCTTGTCCGCAGAATGTACACTTAACCATTTTACTTGTTACCTCTTCCTCTTTTACCAACTGGCCTAGCTTCAAATTCTGTTTCTCTAAGCATAAGAGTGTCCCCTATACGCACCGGACCGCGAACATTGCGCCTCATTACTTTACCCTGATCTCTGCCTTCAAGAATCTTAACTCTAACTAATGTAACTTCTCCTCTTACGCCGCCTCTGCTGATAATTTCCTGCACTTCGCTGGCAACCCCTCTAGAAAATGATACACCGCTAGATTTTGTTTCTTGTTGATTTTCTTCAGCCATAATAAGTTTACTCCTTCATTGATATCAATTCAGCGATTAATTTTTTTGCATCGCCTTCACCAATCACTGCAACTGCAGTTGTAGCTACATGTAAACCTGCTGCCGCGCCCAACTCTTCCTTGCTTGCCACTACAAAACAAGGAATACCTTTCTCTTCTGCAAGAACCGGAATATGCATTATAATTTCAGGCGGATTTACATCTTTAGCAATAGCAACTAATTTAGCTTCGCCTCTTTCAAGTGCTTTAGTAACTTCGTTTGTGCCTTTTTTGATTTTGCCGCCGGTAGCTTTGGCTGTTTCAATAGCCCCAAATACCTGATCAGCAACTTCTTTACTTGCTTCAATTTTTGCCATTTTTATTTAGTCCTCCTATCATTGGATTTTTGAATTATGAGAGAATGTAATTTGTCTCCCTTATCCACCAGTTTAGGTTTCATCAAAGTTCATTGATATAAAACTAGAATGAATGATTGATTTATAAAAGTATCGGTTCTTAAGTGGCTAATGACTAGTTTATTACCTCACTTATTTAGGGGTCTCATACTTGCTAATGCCATATATTTTCTGACAATCCATACAATATAAACCATCCTCATACATAGGAAGTCCATCCGCATCAATTAACCCTTCCGACCAGTCTTTATCATAATTTGTTGTTGTAAATGCCACTTGATGTCTCTTAGGGCAATACCATTTTTCCAATTTTTCAATTTTTTTGTCGATTGTCATTTTAAAATTTAGAATTGTCTGGACTATATATAGATTATTATAATTAACTCTTATGATTTTAGATTAGCTCCGGATAATAATAAGTTTTAAATAAAGA
The window above is part of the Candidatus Woesearchaeota archaeon genome. Proteins encoded here:
- a CDS encoding TRASH domain-containing protein; the encoded protein is MVKCTFCGQEITPGTGKMYVKKDAKIFYFCSKKCEKNLIKLGRKPNATKWSNHLIKRTLKK
- a CDS encoding 30S ribosomal protein S28e; protein product: MAEENQQETKSSGVSFSRGVASEVQEIISRGGVRGEVTLVRVKILEGRDQGKVMRRNVRGPVRIGDTLMLRETEFEARPVGKRGRGNK
- a CDS encoding nucleoside-diphosphate kinase; protein product: MIQRTLILLKPDCVQRQFCGEIITRFEKAGFKIVGMKLVKPNENQFAQHYADVKDRHGEKIFNNNLKAMIFGPIVAMVLEGANAIESVRKMIGSTEPRQALPGTIRGDYSHQSYAIADKNDIGVKNLIHASADEADAQREVSLWFTNQELYDYKTVHDVHLF
- a CDS encoding ribosomal L7Ae/L30e/S12e/Gadd45 family protein, which gives rise to MAKIEASKEVADQVFGAIETAKATGGKIKKGTNEVTKALERGEAKLVAIAKDVNPPEIIMHIPVLAEEKGIPCFVVASKEELGAAAGLHVATTAVAVIGEGDAKKLIAELISMKE